The following are from one region of the Candidatus Ozemobacteraceae bacterium genome:
- a CDS encoding PrsW family glutamic-type intramembrane protease, whose amino-acid sequence MLPFLVLTILSIAPIVMFFRYLRYMDRAEPEPVELVMKVMKWGAMAIVPVVIVEVAIEKFAFGGPPKDLAGIFLFSFLGIAAVEELGKLLAGLVPVWNDPNFNEENDGIVYVSAASLGFAGVENFFYVLDHGAGVGVLRAVLSVPGHLAWGAMMGYYAGLAKFAPPEQQQSLIVRGYLYAVFGHGLYDAFLLSQQPLLVLIMFLAGPVYIWKTLRNLFETGRRLSLQRIASHGGPPVVEETEEPVATAPSALKLYVARLIYTLAAGFWALILLGLYAQAQDPSQYGWTPVQETLLGTVILTAFPLILARFLSSSYWRQARKFQASRPAPSA is encoded by the coding sequence GTGCTGCCGTTTCTTGTATTGACAATTCTGTCGATTGCCCCGATCGTGATGTTCTTCCGGTATCTCCGCTATATGGACCGCGCCGAGCCGGAGCCGGTCGAGCTCGTCATGAAGGTCATGAAATGGGGCGCGATGGCGATCGTTCCCGTTGTGATCGTCGAGGTCGCCATCGAGAAATTCGCGTTCGGCGGCCCGCCGAAAGACCTCGCCGGCATCTTCCTCTTCTCGTTCCTCGGGATCGCCGCCGTCGAAGAGCTCGGAAAACTTCTCGCCGGCCTCGTTCCCGTCTGGAACGACCCGAACTTCAACGAGGAAAACGACGGCATCGTCTACGTCTCGGCCGCATCGCTCGGGTTCGCCGGCGTCGAGAACTTCTTCTACGTCCTCGACCACGGCGCCGGCGTCGGTGTCCTGCGCGCCGTCCTGTCGGTCCCCGGCCACCTCGCCTGGGGTGCCATGATGGGGTATTACGCCGGTCTTGCGAAGTTCGCCCCGCCCGAGCAGCAGCAATCCCTCATCGTCCGGGGCTACCTCTACGCCGTTTTCGGCCACGGCCTCTACGACGCCTTCCTGCTCAGCCAGCAGCCCCTTCTCGTTCTGATCATGTTCCTGGCCGGCCCTGTCTACATCTGGAAGACCCTTCGCAACCTCTTCGAAACCGGCCGCCGCCTCTCCCTCCAGCGGATCGCCAGCCACGGCGGCCCGCCCGTCGTGGAAGAAACGGAAGAACCCGTTGCCACCGCCCCCTCTGCCTTGAAACTCTACGTCGCCCGCCTGATCTACACCCTCGCGGCCGGCTTCTGGGCCCTCATCCTCCTCGGCCTGTACGCCCAGGCCCAAGACCCCAGCCAATACGGCTGGACACCCGTCCAGGAAACCCTCCTCGGCACGGTCATACTGACCGCCTTCCCCCTCATCCTCGCCCGCTTCCTCTCGTCATCCTACTGGCGACAAGCAAGAAAATTCCAGGCCTCCCGCCCCGCCCCTTCAGCGTAA
- a CDS encoding ATP-binding protein encodes MIPRTIENLLKKLARQYPVITVTGPRQSGKTTLCRAAFPKMPYVSLEAHDIRSFAMDDPRGFLAQYSGGAILDEIQRAPELPSYIQTLVDEDPAPGRFILTGSQQLEMTNVVSQSLAGRTTLLKLLPFSIDELGPRRLPKSLDEVLLTGFYPRIHDRGLDPVRTLADYFETYVERDLRQLAHLRDLSLFTRFVKLCAGRVGNLCNLQGLAADTGVSHTTARAWMRLLEACYVVFLLPPWYRNVSRRLIKSPKLYFYDVGLATHLLGIETPEQVSRDPLRGALFENLIVLECLKHRYHRGQRSNLTFFRDVKGNEIDLVIEEGREVFPIEVKSGATVPGDAGRGFESFERLAGPFPRGSAVVYGGDRPEKRTDRSFVPWRDLHDLLNGLSGTSGGNSP; translated from the coding sequence ATGATACCGCGCACGATCGAAAACCTCCTGAAGAAGCTGGCCCGGCAGTATCCGGTGATCACCGTAACGGGGCCACGTCAGAGCGGAAAAACCACGCTCTGCCGGGCCGCGTTTCCGAAGATGCCGTATGTCAGTCTCGAAGCCCATGATATCCGTTCATTTGCCATGGATGATCCTCGCGGCTTTCTGGCACAGTATTCCGGCGGTGCGATTCTCGACGAGATCCAGCGTGCACCGGAACTGCCCTCGTATATCCAGACGCTCGTCGATGAAGACCCTGCGCCTGGGCGTTTCATCCTGACCGGCAGCCAGCAACTCGAAATGACGAATGTCGTTTCGCAGTCACTCGCGGGCCGGACGACGCTTCTGAAGCTTCTTCCGTTCAGTATCGACGAACTCGGGCCGAGGCGGTTGCCAAAGAGTCTCGACGAGGTTCTTCTCACGGGGTTCTATCCTCGGATTCACGATCGGGGCCTCGACCCGGTGCGCACTCTGGCCGATTATTTCGAAACGTATGTCGAGCGTGACCTCCGGCAGTTGGCCCATCTACGCGACCTCAGCCTCTTCACGCGGTTCGTCAAGTTGTGCGCGGGAAGGGTGGGGAACCTCTGCAATCTCCAGGGACTGGCCGCCGACACGGGCGTCTCGCATACGACGGCCCGGGCCTGGATGAGGCTTCTCGAAGCCTGCTACGTCGTCTTTCTCCTGCCGCCATGGTATCGAAACGTCAGCCGCAGACTGATCAAATCACCCAAGCTCTACTTTTACGACGTCGGGCTCGCGACGCATCTCCTCGGCATCGAAACGCCGGAACAGGTTTCCCGTGATCCTCTGCGAGGCGCCCTGTTCGAGAACCTGATCGTGCTCGAATGCCTGAAGCATCGATATCATCGCGGTCAGCGGAGCAACCTCACCTTTTTCCGGGATGTGAAAGGCAACGAGATCGATCTCGTCATCGAAGAGGGTCGCGAGGTGTTTCCCATCGAAGTAAAGTCCGGCGCCACCGTTCCCGGCGATGCCGGCAGAGGGTTCGAGTCATTCGAGCGTCTTGCCGGCCCCTTTCCCCGGGGAAGCGCCGTCGTCTACGGCGGCGATCGCCCCGAGAAGCGCACCGACCGTTCCTTCGTTCCCTGGCGCGATCTTCACGACCTGCTGAACGGGCTCAGCGGTACAAGCGGTGGGAATTCCCCGTGA
- the uvrC gene encoding excinuclease ABC subunit UvrC yields the protein MIDREILDRLLAQIPAKPGVYIMRNTSGQVIYVGKSRRLVSRVRSYFRARHRDAKTNRLVAAVADLEFVVTDTESEALILENNLIKKHKPWYNILLKDSKTHPYLMVTTSETYPRILKVRRVTFNDGNLYFGPFTDEYGLKRIIEFLNVTFRLCSSGKVIDPDKPAQRKQCLRHDLGACRGACYGRISPDEYRALVDRAVRVLTGKEPPDLGALTKQMETLSAQFRFEEAAELRDTIGAFTGFMAAQKVEFLKPVDGDVWGLSESGDTFIASVFFIRDGKLIGRRTIEAEREPGSNTGELLGTLMSRFYDANIIPHRILTSICPHPLSALRDMLSATSGHAVRIATPRRGRFRKLLALANQNALELMKNIRAEGEGRVADGVLELERMLSLKRTPRRIECVDISHVGGVDPVASLVTAINGVPKKSEYRLYHIKTASGGDDPASIGEVTRRRFTRRLEEGSPLCDLYVVDGGITQVRSARAVLDELGVDREVWGLAKKEELLVPPEGEPVRLPHTSSALRMLVKLRNEAHRFANSFQKKVHGKSTMRSSLLNLPGVGEKTLRKVIDAFGSVLRASEATAEELAHRAGIPLKTANLIWTALRGKGGA from the coding sequence GTGATCGACAGGGAGATACTCGACAGGTTGCTGGCGCAGATACCGGCGAAGCCGGGGGTGTATATCATGCGCAATACTTCCGGGCAGGTGATCTACGTCGGGAAGTCGCGGCGGCTGGTCAGCCGGGTCAGGTCGTATTTTCGGGCCCGGCATCGGGATGCGAAGACGAACCGGCTCGTCGCGGCGGTGGCGGATCTCGAGTTCGTCGTGACCGACACCGAGTCGGAGGCGCTGATCCTCGAGAACAACCTGATCAAGAAGCACAAGCCCTGGTATAACATCCTCCTCAAAGACAGCAAGACGCACCCGTATCTGATGGTGACGACGAGCGAGACGTACCCGCGCATCCTGAAAGTGCGGCGGGTGACGTTCAACGATGGCAACCTGTATTTCGGGCCGTTCACGGACGAGTACGGCCTCAAGCGCATCATCGAGTTTCTGAACGTGACGTTCCGGCTCTGTTCGTCGGGAAAGGTGATCGATCCCGACAAGCCTGCCCAGCGGAAACAGTGCCTCCGTCACGATCTCGGCGCATGCCGCGGCGCCTGCTACGGCAGGATTTCCCCCGATGAATACCGGGCTCTCGTCGACAGGGCCGTCCGGGTACTCACCGGGAAAGAGCCGCCCGACCTCGGCGCCCTTACGAAACAGATGGAAACCCTCTCCGCGCAGTTCCGGTTCGAGGAAGCGGCGGAGCTCCGCGACACGATCGGGGCCTTCACAGGCTTCATGGCCGCGCAGAAAGTCGAGTTCCTCAAGCCCGTCGACGGCGACGTCTGGGGACTTTCCGAGAGCGGCGACACCTTCATCGCGTCGGTCTTCTTCATCCGCGACGGGAAACTGATCGGCCGGCGCACGATCGAAGCCGAGCGGGAGCCCGGCTCGAACACAGGCGAGCTTCTCGGCACGCTGATGTCGCGGTTCTACGACGCCAATATCATTCCGCACCGAATTCTCACCTCGATCTGCCCGCATCCGCTGTCGGCGCTCAGGGACATGCTTTCCGCAACCAGCGGCCATGCCGTGCGCATCGCGACGCCGCGGCGCGGCAGGTTCAGGAAGCTGCTCGCCCTCGCGAACCAGAATGCCCTCGAACTGATGAAGAACATTCGCGCCGAAGGGGAGGGCAGGGTGGCCGACGGGGTTCTCGAACTCGAGCGCATGCTTTCGCTGAAGCGCACGCCGCGCCGCATCGAGTGCGTCGACATCTCGCACGTCGGAGGCGTCGACCCCGTCGCGTCGCTCGTCACGGCGATCAACGGCGTCCCGAAGAAGAGCGAATACCGGCTGTATCACATCAAGACCGCGTCCGGCGGGGACGACCCGGCCTCGATCGGGGAAGTCACCCGGCGCCGGTTCACCCGCAGGCTCGAAGAGGGCAGCCCATTGTGCGACCTGTATGTGGTCGACGGCGGCATCACCCAGGTGCGATCGGCCAGGGCTGTGCTCGACGAACTGGGCGTCGACCGCGAGGTGTGGGGGCTCGCCAAGAAGGAGGAGCTCCTCGTGCCGCCCGAGGGCGAGCCCGTGAGGCTTCCGCACACGTCGTCGGCCCTGCGCATGCTCGTGAAACTCAGGAACGAAGCGCACCGGTTCGCGAACTCGTTCCAGAAGAAAGTTCACGGGAAATCGACGATGCGGTCTTCGTTGTTGAATCTGCCGGGCGTCGGGGAAAAGACGCTCCGCAAGGTGATCGATGCGTTCGGGTCGGTTCTCCGGGCTTCTGAGGCCACGGCCGAGGAACTGGCGCATCGTGCGGGCATACCGCTCAAGACGGCGAACCTGATTTGGACGGCCCTGCGGGGGAAGGGGGGGGCGTGA
- a CDS encoding DUF2993 domain-containing protein, producing the protein MMMPGHATPASGADQLLAEAFSTAFRDPEEFRATGLFEKLGYAPDQVRAMAEITPRPASLTVEAEPAGDASGAFRLIRVRCSGVQYYNLTIDHAGFEFPDVRVDPEALANGHLRFVSAGRIDLETHVSADDILKVFRFFAKAQRLSQMSLRIAPQETVLTGNVRKGIFVARFRVNGQPKLISTDRIAFDCRKMDINGVPLPAAAIRAMFSRINPVFDARKTWLNLKLREMGVESGFVATKATIHPAQATAASATSILPRG; encoded by the coding sequence ATGATGATGCCCGGTCATGCCACACCGGCAAGCGGGGCGGATCAACTCCTTGCGGAGGCTTTTTCGACGGCGTTTCGGGACCCGGAGGAGTTTCGGGCGACGGGATTGTTCGAGAAGCTCGGGTATGCGCCGGACCAGGTCAGGGCGATGGCCGAGATCACGCCGCGGCCGGCATCGCTGACGGTCGAAGCCGAGCCGGCCGGCGACGCTTCGGGGGCGTTCCGGCTGATTCGGGTCAGGTGTTCGGGAGTGCAGTATTACAACCTGACGATCGATCATGCGGGGTTCGAGTTTCCCGACGTGCGGGTCGACCCCGAAGCCCTCGCAAACGGGCATCTGCGGTTTGTTTCGGCCGGGCGCATCGATCTCGAGACGCATGTTTCCGCCGACGACATTCTGAAGGTGTTCCGTTTTTTCGCGAAGGCCCAGCGGCTTTCCCAGATGTCGCTCCGGATCGCGCCGCAGGAAACGGTTCTGACAGGCAATGTCCGGAAGGGGATTTTCGTCGCGAGATTCCGCGTCAACGGACAGCCGAAACTCATTTCGACGGACCGGATCGCGTTCGACTGCCGCAAGATGGACATCAACGGCGTTCCCCTTCCCGCCGCCGCGATCAGGGCGATGTTCTCGCGCATCAACCCCGTCTTCGACGCCAGGAAAACCTGGCTGAACCTGAAACTCCGGGAAATGGGCGTCGAAAGCGGTTTTGTCGCGACGAAAGCCACGATTCACCCGGCGCAGGCCACGGCCGCGTCGGCAACTTCCATTCTTCCGCGAGGATGA
- a CDS encoding TrmH family RNA methyltransferase: MPSPRRIHRIATSLHNRQTDIIVALDGVHDPHNVSAILRTSDAVGVDRVIWRPDPEAKWVNPEVTRGSERWVALEDYDDFLGEMQKFKKAGYKIAATHLARNAVDFRKIDWTKPWIVVMGNEHRGCTDEVLEIADENIFLPMYGLVQSLNVSVATAVTLYEIQRQRELAGMYGRQRSSEHVEYMMQRWNLGVEGFTLTDLLEYPSSPLPAESGDHQDGRKVPRKRKKVVTAAC, from the coding sequence ATGCCCAGCCCACGACGCATTCACCGCATTGCAACGTCCCTGCACAACCGTCAGACGGACATCATCGTCGCGCTCGACGGGGTGCACGATCCACATAACGTCAGCGCGATCCTGCGCACCTCCGACGCGGTCGGCGTCGACCGGGTCATCTGGCGCCCAGATCCCGAAGCGAAGTGGGTGAACCCCGAAGTCACGCGCGGCTCGGAACGCTGGGTGGCTCTCGAGGATTACGATGACTTCCTCGGCGAGATGCAGAAGTTCAAGAAGGCGGGGTACAAGATCGCCGCGACCCATCTCGCGCGCAACGCCGTCGATTTCCGCAAGATCGACTGGACGAAGCCCTGGATCGTCGTCATGGGAAACGAGCATCGCGGCTGCACCGACGAAGTGCTCGAGATCGCCGATGAAAATATATTCTTACCTATGTACGGTCTCGTCCAGAGTCTCAACGTCTCGGTCGCAACCGCAGTCACCCTGTACGAGATTCAGCGCCAGCGCGAACTCGCCGGAATGTATGGGCGCCAACGATCTTCAGAGCACGTCGAATACATGATGCAGCGCTGGAATCTCGGAGTCGAGGGATTTACGCTGACTGACCTCCTCGAGTATCCCAGCTCCCCCCTTCCCGCCGAATCTGGTGATCATCAGGACGGACGGAAGGTTCCTCGCAAACGGAAAAAAGTCGTTACGGCAGCCTGTTGA
- a CDS encoding TIGR00300 family protein: protein MNPTRPGYPFSRELHVEGHLIDSGIMSACMDLIIKNEGEYEIHEFVVGKSHEQPSRARFTVFGRTEAELQTLCEGLHGHGCQPVVEENAVLKPALQDWVVPEDFYATTNHLTEVRLDGVWYKARNQRMDAVLVCSKQGSGWDIVCRKFRDVKAGDLIACGIRGIRIKPESKERDREEFAFMNSEVSSERRVRIAVKKIAQTIIDKRKNGGKLGITLGPVVVHTGGAEYLSRMIRDGYVDFLLSGNASAVHDIEQSLFRTSLGIDIESGEPVEDGHRNHLRAINEIFRCGSVKNAVEQGVLTHGIFYECVKRNVPFALAGSIRDDGPLPEVYTDMVVAQKAYFDLMQGCTVMLILSTMLHGIGVGNMLPGWVKTICVDINPAVVTKLADRGSHQTIGIVTDVGSFLAALYHELKKLDPGTTSA, encoded by the coding sequence ATGAATCCCACCAGGCCTGGCTACCCCTTTTCGCGCGAGCTTCATGTCGAGGGGCATCTGATCGATTCGGGCATCATGTCAGCCTGTATGGATCTGATCATCAAGAACGAAGGCGAGTACGAGATCCACGAGTTCGTCGTCGGAAAGTCGCACGAACAGCCGTCCCGTGCCAGGTTCACGGTGTTCGGAAGGACGGAGGCGGAGCTTCAGACGCTCTGCGAAGGACTTCACGGGCACGGCTGCCAGCCGGTCGTCGAAGAGAACGCGGTTCTGAAACCGGCTTTGCAAGACTGGGTCGTTCCCGAGGATTTTTACGCCACGACAAACCACCTGACCGAGGTCCGTCTGGACGGCGTGTGGTACAAAGCGCGAAACCAGCGCATGGACGCGGTTCTCGTCTGCTCGAAGCAGGGAAGCGGCTGGGACATCGTCTGCCGCAAGTTCCGCGACGTGAAGGCCGGCGACCTGATCGCCTGCGGCATTCGCGGCATACGCATCAAGCCGGAATCCAAGGAGCGCGACCGGGAAGAGTTCGCGTTCATGAACAGCGAGGTCAGTTCCGAGCGCCGTGTCCGGATCGCGGTGAAAAAGATCGCGCAGACGATCATCGACAAGCGGAAAAACGGCGGCAAACTCGGCATCACGCTCGGTCCCGTCGTTGTACACACGGGCGGCGCCGAGTACCTTTCGCGCATGATCCGCGACGGGTACGTCGACTTCCTTCTTTCCGGCAACGCGTCGGCGGTACACGATATCGAGCAGAGCCTCTTCAGGACGTCGCTGGGCATCGACATCGAAAGCGGCGAACCGGTCGAGGACGGCCATCGCAATCATCTTCGGGCCATCAACGAGATCTTCCGGTGCGGGTCGGTGAAGAACGCGGTCGAACAGGGCGTTCTCACACACGGCATTTTTTACGAATGCGTGAAGCGCAATGTTCCGTTCGCGCTCGCCGGAAGCATCCGAGACGACGGCCCGCTTCCGGAGGTGTACACCGACATGGTCGTGGCGCAGAAAGCCTATTTCGACCTGATGCAGGGATGTACCGTGATGCTGATCCTTTCGACGATGCTCCACGGCATCGGCGTCGGGAATATGCTTCCCGGTTGGGTCAAGACGATCTGCGTCGACATCAACCCTGCGGTCGTCACGAAACTCGCGGACCGCGGTTCCCACCAGACGATCGGCATCGTGACCGACGTCGGCAGCTTTCTGGCCGCGCTGTACCACGAACTGAAGAAGCTCGACCCCGGAACGACTTCCGCCTGA